TCCTCGGAGTTAATTTCGCAATGTTCTGGACTTTGCCGATTGATATCGGGCCAAAGAGTGCAGGTACATTATCCGGAGTAATGAACACTTCCGGAACCATTGCTGGAATTATCGCCCCGGCACTGACAGGATTTTTAATTGTAACGCTGGGATCCTGGCAGTACGTTCTGTTTCTTGGAGCTGCACTTGCGCTGGTCGGTGCGGTTCTCACCCGCTTTATGATTTCTGCCAACCGTGTACTTGATTAAAAGTTGCACATAACAGCCGGGAGGATCCACGGAAAATGATCGTTTCCACATTGTAAAGTAGTGGGATGGGTAAATTTTTCCGCCGGGTTCTCTCGAAACGACTCTTAGTGCAGGAGGAATATCCGGATTGGGAGAGAGTGTGGGATGATTTTCATAGGGGTGAATAAATCGGAGATATTCAGGGTGATAGTCTGTTCGAATTCGGTGGTCGCCAAATCTATGTCCGGAGCTTTTCAAAGAATCAGAAAAGGGGACGCGTTCATTTTACCTTAACTGCATTGTCAGACGAAGGAGATTGGATATGTTTAAAGCGATTCGGCATAAAAAAATATTTGAAGAAATCCTTGATCAAATCAAAGAGTTATTGATTACAAAGAAGCTGAAAGTTGGGCAAAAAATACCACCCGAACTTGAATTATCTGAATCTTGGGGAATCAGCCGTTCCTCCGTTAGGGAGGCGCTCAGGGTTTTGGATGTTCTTGGTATCATTGAAGCAAAAACCGGAGAAGGCACCATCATCAAACAAGCGGATCCCGAAAACTTGAAGAACATTATGTCTTTGGTTGCTTTATCCAGGGGAATCGATACGATTGAGTTATTTGAAGTGCGGACGGTGATCGAAATGTATTCCGTTCGTTTGGCAGCATTGAACAGAACAGACCACGATTTGTCCGTTTTGAAACGTTATTTAATCAAGTTAGACGACCTTTATGTAAATCAGGAAATGGAGATTGAATCGGATTTTTATTTCCACCGTTGGATTGTGGAGGCTTCCAAAAATAAGATTTTGGTTATGCTCATGGAGATGATTTCCGGTTTATTGGAGGAACAGATCAGGGAAACCAGAAGCCTGCTGTCTGCTTCTAACGAAACATTAAAGCGTTTTCAGAATCAGCATTGGGAAATATTCCAAGCCATCGAGCAGAAACAACCGGTTCGGGCGGAAAAAGCTGTGCTGGATCATTTGAATTATGCCCAACATGAATTGGGATTGCAGCCCAAATTTGTAGGAGGGAAGCATGAATAAACTGATTGAGTTATTTAATCAAGGAGATCCGGTTGCGTTAGGCAGGCTGCTAAAAGAAGTCGAAAATGGGACTGCTATCGGCTATGAGGTATTGAAACACAGTGCAGTAAAGAAGGGAAACACACACGTTGTAGGGATTACGGGACCTCCCGGTGCAGGGAAGAGTACTCTGGTGGGGAACTTGTGCAGTGGTTGGGCTGATCAGGGATTGAAGATAGGGGTGATTTGTGTGGATCCCTCCAGTCCCTTCAGTGGAGGAGCGCTGCTTGGAGACCGGATCAGAATGCAGGAATTATCCAAATTACCCAATGTTTTTATTAAAAGCCTAGCTACAAGAGGAAGTTTAGGTGGAATTGCAGCATCCACCGCCGACATTGTGCTGTTGATGGATGCTTTCGGAAAAGACATCATTGTTGTGGAAACGGTCGGTGTAGGTCAAGTGGAGCACGACATATTGGACATCTCCGATACGGTGGTTCTCGTAAATGTACCGGGTTTAGGTGATACGTTGCAAACAATGAAGGCTGGAATTATGGAAGTTGCCGATCTCTATGTGATCAACCAGGCGGATCGCCCCGGAGCTGATGAAAGCGTAAGGGATCTGAAGATGATGATTCGAGAACTGGAAAAGGTTGGGTGGCAACCGCCTGTGCTGCAAACCATTGCCACACAAAAGGTGGGAATCAAAGAATTGATGGAAGAAATTGACCATCACAAAGCATATCTTCATTATTCAGAATTATGGGATAAAAAACGACAAGAACGGAATACGAAACGATTGTACAGCATGATTGAAGAGTTATTTTCGTCCAAAGTGAAACAGTATGTCGAATCGAAAAAAGACATCGGACAACGAATTGC
The sequence above is a segment of the Effusibacillus dendaii genome. Coding sequences within it:
- a CDS encoding FadR/GntR family transcriptional regulator is translated as MFKAIRHKKIFEEILDQIKELLITKKLKVGQKIPPELELSESWGISRSSVREALRVLDVLGIIEAKTGEGTIIKQADPENLKNIMSLVALSRGIDTIELFEVRTVIEMYSVRLAALNRTDHDLSVLKRYLIKLDDLYVNQEMEIESDFYFHRWIVEASKNKILVMLMEMISGLLEEQIRETRSLLSASNETLKRFQNQHWEIFQAIEQKQPVRAEKAVLDHLNYAQHELGLQPKFVGGKHE
- the meaB gene encoding methylmalonyl Co-A mutase-associated GTPase MeaB, whose product is MNKLIELFNQGDPVALGRLLKEVENGTAIGYEVLKHSAVKKGNTHVVGITGPPGAGKSTLVGNLCSGWADQGLKIGVICVDPSSPFSGGALLGDRIRMQELSKLPNVFIKSLATRGSLGGIAASTADIVLLMDAFGKDIIVVETVGVGQVEHDILDISDTVVLVNVPGLGDTLQTMKAGIMEVADLYVINQADRPGADESVRDLKMMIRELEKVGWQPPVLQTIATQKVGIKELMEEIDHHKAYLHYSELWDKKRQERNTKRLYSMIEELFSSKVKQYVESKKDIGQRIAFVRDGQLDPFTVAQEIVDGIISAN